TCTGAGATGTTTGACATGCTGTGGTCTAAACAGTACCTGAGCCCCAGCGAGAAAGAGCGGCTTGAGCAGGAAGGCATTGATCCCGAAAGTGTGGACGCCAGTGCTGCCAGAGAGAAAATGCACAAGCTCTGTGACTGCGCGATGGCTGGGGGACCACACGCCTTCTCCGTCAGGTTGTTCATTCTGAAGAACGAtgagattgaaaagaaaTGGAACGACGCCATCGAACAGAAGCGGAGAAACAAAGCAGACCGTAAAAACCGGGAGCtggaggaaaagaagaagaagcaagaggAGCGCAAGCAACAACAGTGGATAAAAAAGCAGGAGAAAGAGCACGGCACGAGCACCGCAGCAGACTCCAGCAGGAATTCTGGGTCGACAGATGGCGCCAAAAAACCCGTGAAGCGCAGATCACGTAAAGAGGACACTACGCAACAGCGGTCACGCTCCCACACTCCTCGCCAAAGGAAATCCGTACCGCAATCAACTGAGGACCAGAAAATGATCACAAATCTGAACCTTATGGCACAGAAGAATCCTGAGCTGAACTCACTGATGATAGTAGTTGCCGGGGGAAGAGCGTCGACAGACCAGGTggaagagttcaaaaaatacaTCGAAAAAGCACGTAAGATGCCTGTTCCGCCTGGTTGGAAGCCGACCGCTAAtgcttcctcttcaacTCCACAGAAGCTAAAGAGTGGAGGTAGCGATTCAAGCCTGGATAGAGCAGATTCTGTGGCAGCGCCTGCGCGGGCCGCAAAGTCTTTAGGCGCATCACAAGTGAAGAGCGAGGAGACAGCGCAGCTTTCGAGTGAAACCAACTCCGCTGGCGGCACGGCTGAGCCCAGAAAAAAGCGAAAGTATACCAAAAGGAAGAATGTCGACACTCCCGTTGAACCAGAGGACAAGTCCATGCAACTAACTAcgtttcaacaaaaatacaTGCATAATGCTGacattgtttttgagtaCGTCGAAAATCCAAATAAAAGATTCAGTTTACCGAAAGACGCAATATTAGAGCCGCTTGAAGATGGGGAATCATACTTGATGTCTTGGATTCTCATACACAACAGAaaagagctggagaagTACAAGgaaaagaggaaaaagaCCTTAgacaaaaaggccaagCCTGAGAAGACTGCTGAAGTTTCAACTGAAGATTCAGCtaacaaagaagaggaagacgacTATGATATCTTCGAAGATCCCAAAGCACCAGACCCCCTTTTTACGCCAATGACTGTCAAATTCTCGAATATTCATAAAAAGTTTCAGCCAATAATGACGAACAGCGTCAACCCAGCAGAGAAAGTACGAAAGCGCATGTCTAACATCATCGAGCGTGGAACGAGACTATCTGGGTATAACCTTTGGTTCCAACTTGATGCTTACGATGACAGCGGTTTTGCAGAGTCGCTACGGTGCGATTTAAAAGACTACGAGTCAGGATTTAGAAGCAAGAGACATAGAAAGCAACTTTGAGGAGCTGTTAATTGTTTACGTAGAATATTGTAATTGTATGCCAAATTTCCCCGGTCTTATAAGAGCGGGCGTTTTGGATTCACCTGCTAAATTGGACGGGAGTTCGAGCGGAGCGCCTGTGAACTCTGCTCCCGCGCTGATGAGAAAACCTTTGTACTTTCCCTCCCATAGAACACGCAGATTTTTGTGGCGTAAACTTGTGCTTAGTTTCCAAACACTTGCAAAGTTAGCATCGATGAGCGAGTTCTCAAATCGTTGTATTGTAGATTTCTCTTTGGTTAATTTTTGAAGGGAAGATGCAAATGTTACGTTCAGGTCCTCTATCAATTTCTGGGAGCTGGTGGATCCAGCCATTAAATGGTAAAACATCGGACTATCTTCCTTAGGTCCCTGTTTCTTCTGAACCcgctcttttgaaaatactgAGGAGTTCGTATTAGGGGCGTCAAGCGGCTCAGTTCTACGCTGATCGAGCTGCTTTGTATGGCCACGCCTCCATAAGTCGCAACCGAAGGACAAGTTTGATTCAATAGAATAAAGATTGAAATCATATTTGGAGCTGAAAGTCGCACCCGATGATGTTTTGACCGAATACGTTGAGGATACGTGACCGAAAAGTGGGTTCCAGGAGAGCGTCAAAGTTAACGGCTTCCCTGTATTCGCAGAATGTGTGCAGTATCTTAGCGTTGTAGAGCAAGCAGGCGTTGTATTCAGCACCCCGAACCACAGTTCTCCACCTACAGAAAGCGAGGAGTCGTTGTAAAGAGATGTGTTTAACTTTGATTGGCTACCGACAAAGTTATGCAAAATGCGATAGCCAAGAAGGCCTTCGTTAGTTGATGCTACCCATTCTTGGCAGTTTTGCCCTGAGTCCTTTTGCCAATAGAGTGTCAACACACTGGCATTCGCCAGGCTGCTAATGCACTTCGCAACAAATTGTGTTTGAGCGCTTGAGCGACTGACAACCATTGCTTCCAATGTGGAAGTCGGATAATACATACGGCCGTACCATAGGGACGATGGTCCAAACTCTTTTGCCCCATCAGAGCTACTTCTCAACGAGTGGCAGGGATAGAGTGGCCGTATTTGCCTATAGGTTTCCGAAGCTTCCTGCAGGAGAATGTCGCGAGAATTACTCACATAGTTTTCCAGGCCTTGGCAGTTAGTGTAAAGGTATGCTAATGAGCCATTTATCACCTTGTTATTTGAGAGTTCAAATGTTGTAAAGGTGTTCGGAGTTGATTTGTTCGACACTTGAAACTTCACCCCAGAAGGAACCCTGAAGCTCAGTAAGTTCTCAGAAGTCGCTGTTACATTCTCATAACTGTTATCTCGATTCCATCCGGTGCACTGTTCGAAAGATCGCAGAACGTGCTCCATATAATCTATCATTAATTTAACTCGTGAGTCGCTGTGTAGGTAATCTAGAGTTTATGTTCGTAATATTGTTAAGCGATCAACTCAACTTCAGCAGGGAAACATAGAAAAATCGTGGAAGAATATCTGGAAACTCAGACTGATAGACGCCGTGCTCTGATGGATCACAGCTTGGAATTGAGTACAGACAAGATTGGTAAGCTGGATGAACCGCAAATCGAGCCAGGGAACGCCCTTGGTAACGCGTTCCCAGTAGTGAAGATCGAAGAATACCAAGACAACTCGGATGAAACCCCAATCAAGGTGCGTAGGCGTGGGGGGAAGGCGCaatcaaaaccttcttctCCACAACCTGCCAGCCTCAATATTTCCCAAGGCGCTACCCGCCGCCGGCGTTCAAGCAGTCGAACATCTAGCAAAAATCTGAAGAGCACAACCGACATATCGCCGGCTTCGATGATCTTCCGTAACCTGCTGATACTGGAAGATGACCTACGAAGACAGGCTCGAGAGCAGAAGATCCTGAAGTGGCAATTTACCCTTTTCTTATCAGCGTTGGTGGGCATCGCTGCGGCCGCATTTTATGAGCTG
This is a stretch of genomic DNA from Lachancea thermotolerans CBS 6340 chromosome D complete sequence. It encodes these proteins:
- the SWC3 gene encoding Swc3p (weakly similar to uniprot|P31376 Saccharomyces cerevisiae YAL011W SWC3 Protein of unknown function component of the Swr1p complex that incorporates Htz1p into chromatin required for formation of nuclear- associated array of smooth endoplasmic reticulum known as karmellae) produces the protein MSRSSRLRTRTVGAERSRSSKRGKSEEELDTYGLVEENGGRPFQLIEGLPCSIELPQYASTLTHPLSVKDSAVLYSSMLSSRRTWISSEMFDMLWSKQYLSPSEKERLEQEGIDPESVDASAAREKMHKLCDCAMAGGPHAFSVRLFILKNDEIEKKWNDAIEQKRRNKADRKNRELEEKKKKQEERKQQQWIKKQEKEHGTSTAADSSRNSGSTDGAKKPVKRRSRKEDTTQQRSRSHTPRQRKSVPQSTEDQKMITNLNLMAQKNPELNSLMIVVAGGRASTDQVEEFKKYIEKARKMPVPPGWKPTANASSSTPQKLKSGGSDSSLDRADSVAAPARAAKSLGASQVKSEETAQLSSETNSAGGTAEPRKKRKYTKRKNVDTPVEPEDKSMQLTTFQQKYMHNADIVFEYVENPNKRFSLPKDAILEPLEDGESYLMSWILIHNRKELEKYKEKRKKTLDKKAKPEKTAEVSTEDSANKEEEDDYDIFEDPKAPDPLFTPMTVKFSNIHKKFQPIMTNSVNPAEKVRKRMSNIIERGTRLSGYNLWFQLDAYDDSGFAESLRCDLKDYESGFRSKRHRKQL
- the MDM10 gene encoding Mdm10p (similar to uniprot|P18409 Saccharomyces cerevisiae YAL010C MDM10 Subunit of the mitochondrial sorting and assembly machinery (SAM complex) has a role in assembly of the TOM complex which mediates protein import through the outer membrane required for normal mitochondrial morphology and inheritance), with amino-acid sequence MIDYMEHVLRSFEQCTGWNRDNSYENVTATSENLLSFRVPSGVKFQVSNKSTPNTFTTFELSNNKVINGSLAYLYTNCQGLENYVSNSRDILLQEASETYRQIRPLYPCHSLRSSSDGAKEFGPSSLWYGRMYYPTSTLEAMVVSRSSAQTQFVAKCISSLANASVLTLYWQKDSGQNCQEWVASTNEGLLGYRILHNFVGSQSKLNTSLYNDSSLSVGGELWFGVLNTTPACSTTLRYCTHSANTGKPLTLTLSWNPLFGHVSSTYSVKTSSGATFSSKYDFNLYSIESNLSFGCDLWRRGHTKQLDQRRTEPLDAPNTNSSVFSKERVQKKQGPKEDSPMFYHLMAGSTSSQKLIEDLNVTFASSLQKLTKEKSTIQRFENSLIDANFASVWKLSTSLRHKNLRVLWEGKYKGFLISAGAEFTGAPLELPSNLAGESKTPALIRPGKFGIQLQYST